CAGTGTTTGCGCTGGATGCCCACGCGGCGAGCGAGGCGAGCTAGGAGAGGGCACCTGCAAGCACGCGGGGCAATGCCATCCCAGGGGTCCTTGCCACAGACCCCCAGGGATGATGCTGccccttttccatcttctgGAAGAGCTTACCTGGAGATGAGGATAAGGAagaacctgcttttcccagtaTCTTCCAATTGTCGTGTGCCCACTTGGCTCAGGGCAAACAGCGCCCATTCCCGCCGTGCCCGGATGATGTTGTGGAGGTAGGTCAGGCGCTCCTGGCATGGAGGGGATGGGGTGAGGGCAGCTGGTGGCTCAGGGGGTGTAGAGgggcacacacatgcacaggGGGCTTCTCACCTGCTCACGGGTTGGGAAGTAGTAAGCACACACTGCCCGGCGCAGGCGTGCCAGGTAGGAACCGAAGACAGAGATGAAGAGCCAGATACCGTACAGGATTCCTGGTGGGAAGAAAATAAGTAGGGGTGGGGGGCACTCCCCTTCACCCCCTCCACCCACCTGGGTCGCTGAGGGTGCAGTGGCCCCGGTGTGCACACCTATGGTGATGTAGGTGCCGTGGTCAGGCTCCATGGGCTCGATGAGGCAGACCTGGGACAGCACCGAGACCTCGCCCTCCTGCAGCGCGTTGAAGGCAGAGACCAGATCCTGGTAGATCTCGCTGGTGTAGCCAGTCCCGTTGACGCTGATGGTCATTATCGACGGCGCTGTGGGCGAGCAGCTCAGACCTGGGGCCATCCCACAGGCCCTGACCCTCAGCCAGCAGAGCACCCAAGGGTGCTGCTCACCCCTGGCAACGATCTCGGCGCTCAGCTGGTGCCGGAACAGGCCAAGCAGCCAGAAGATGGTGTAGTCAGCCAGGAGGATGCTGAACCCCAGCAGCGTATGGCGCAGGAACGAAAAGAGCTGCAGCCCGTACTGCTGTCGCTCCGCCTTTGACAGCCACAGAGCACCTGCACGGGAGCGCCGTGAGGCCGTGCTGGGCGCTCAGCTTGGGCTGGGGGATACCCTCGGGGGTGGGGCTGACCTGGGGGGATGTAGCGGCCCCTCTCCCGCCCCGACAGGGGCAGCACGGTGGGCTTGCCCTGCTCCGCACAGCGCAGGTCCATCTCCACGAAGCGCCGCGTGATGTAAACGTTGTCGAAGGTGTCGTCCCGCAGGTAGAGGCGCCGGTAGCGAACCGCGCTGGGGGCACGGGAGGGAGCTGAGCACCTCCACGCcacgtccctgtccccatgggtCACCAGAGCACTACTCACCGGTACCACAAGAAGAGCACGACCAAGAAGGAGACGTAGGAGAAGAGCTCCAGGGCACGGTGGTAGggctccatgctgtgctgcacgGCCTCCATTATATCGGCAGACACCTCGCCCAGGCTCTTGCTGGCGTTGAGGTTGACGCTGAAGTGGTGCGTGACCGAGATGTTGAACTCAAACTCGGCGCGGACACGGTTCAGGGCATCCGTGAGGGCTGCAGAGGGCACGAGAGGTGCTGTGCATTGCGGCCAGAACCAGAAGAGGGGCACAGAGAAGGACCCGTGTAGTGGTTTTGGGTTGTTAATTTGAGATTTTgttaattttgagattttttgtGGTTAATGTTCTAAAGAGTGTGGTGGGTTTGGTGTTGGCTAATTACTAATGTACTTATTTCTTGGTGTGAAGTAGGGTTAGGAGAAAGGTAAAGTAggtttaaaactttaaaagggtataaagaaaaatgtattaataGTAATTTAAAGAGTAATAAGAATTAGAACAAAACTTTTagaatactttttttcttcttcttataactttttttttttccttactgatatggtaaagaaataaaatttctttacCATATcagtaagggaaaaaaaaaagttagtttGCTACTAATAGcctttttttagtttatttagGAAGAGTGGTTAAAAGCTTTGTATCACTTCCATAGATGTCTCTCATGCAAAACAATGACAACCCCCAACCCCCACATGGCACTGGGATACTCACGAGCTGCCACGCTGGCCCGGATGAAGCTCTGGATGTACGCTGGGATGGTGCAGAACAAGAAAGTAACTGCAGAGAGAGGGATCTCTGTAGGGCTGGGCATCATCCCCCCATCACCCCATTAGCCCCCCGGGGCGGAGGGGCAGGGACTCACAAGTACTGATCACGCCGCAGAGCGCCTTGAAGCTGAGGACCACGTAGCAGATGTGGAAGAGGACGGGCAGGGCGCGCTCACACCTGTCCTTGGCCCTGTCCATGTAGCGAAAGCAGCTGGTCTTGGGATCCCCCAGCTCACGGTTGCAGATGTTGCCAGCCCTCGACAGCCACAGCCAAACGGTGCGCAGGGCCCGGGCTGCGGGCACGGAGCGGGCATTGGAGACGGGGATGGTCtgagaggaggggagggggtgctggggctggggacacccccgggGGTCCAAGGCTCACCAATGTGTCTGGTGGAGTCGATGATGGAGCGGACGAACTTACGGACACGGTCACCCAGCACCTTGGCATTCTGGCCAATCTCCTTGATTTTCCTCTGCATGTCTGCAGAGAGAGGGGACACCTGAGCATACCCCAAAGGGTGAGGGTAGCCTGAGGCTGTCTGTTCCCCCCCAGGAAGGGCCCCTCCAGTCCCTccacctcccccagccccctgctcactcagcagtggctcctTGGCACGTTGCACTCTCTCAGCTGTCTGGTTTTGGGCCAGTTCAGCCCCACATGACAGCGCCTTGGCGACCTGGGAGACGTTTTGCAGGAGATTGGTGCCAGGGCCTTGCAAGGTCAGGCACAGCGCCAGCATCATGACCACCATCTTCCCCTCCTCTGCAAAGACAGGGCAAGAATCAGTCTCCTAATCTGACAGCAAAGAATCAGTCTCATAATCTGTCAGGGCAAGAATCAGTCTCATAATTTTACAGGGAAAAATCAGTCTCACAATCTGACAGGGAAAAATCAGTATCGTAATCTGACAGCAAAGAATTAGTCTCATAATCTGACAGCAAAGAATCAGTCTCATAATTTTACAGGGAAAAATCAGTCTCACAATCTGACAGCAAAGAATCAGTCTCATAATCAGACAGGGAAAAATCAGTCTCATAATCTGACAGGGAAAAATCAGTCAGTCTCACAATCTGACAGTAAAGAATCAGTCTCATAATCTGACAGGGCAAGAACCAGTCTCATAATCTGACAGGGAAAAATCAGTTTTATAATCAGACGGGGAAAATCAATCAGTCTCACAATCTAACAGGTAAGAATCAGTCTCATAATCTGACAGCAAAGAATCAGTTTTCTAATCTGACAGGGAAAAGTTAGTTTCATAATCGGACTGGGAAGAATCAGTCTCATAATTTGATAGTGAAGAATCGGTCTCATAATTTGACAGGGAAAAATCACTCTCAAAATCTGACAGGGAAAATCAGTCTCACAATCTGAAGGTTGTGAATTCAATCCTCACACAGGGCACCACTAATGTTGATTTTTaccttcttttttgtttctgttagGGTTGGGATTGAAAGCGCTCAAGATGGTATTTTGTGTCTGGATTTagatgtttattattttttatctatATTACAGTCTTATAAATTGTGAGTTCTACAGTATTTTACTAATAAATTACAAAATGGtttgtatatatttttacaaggtctttaaaggaaaaaatatctaattaagaaatgacaaattatttttatttttaactcaaTAACTAATCACTTGTGTTttgcaatgtggacttttttgtttaattataaAATACTACTTAAACttatgaagaagaaggtgaagaagaagaatTAGCTACAGTCTTAAAATTTCTATCTTAGTTtaatatatattactatattttaaaactttaaactcTAAATTTCCTGCTACATGATATTACCTACTCCTATTTAAACTACACGCTTATAACCTTATTATTAATCTGTTATATATAACTAACATGTATATGTAATTTATAATCTTATTATTAATCTATTATACATAACTAATTTGCTATATATAACTCATAATCTTATTATTAATCTCCTATATAGAACTAATCTGTTACATATCATTTACAATGTTATTATTAATCTGTTATATATAACTAATCTGTTATATATAACTCATATTCTTATTATTAATCTGCTATATATAACCCATAATCTTATTATTAATCTATTATATATACCTAATCCgctatatataatttataatctTATTATTAATCTGCTACATATAATTTATAATCTTATTATTAATCTATTATATATAACTAATCTGCTATATATAATTTGTAATCTTATTATTATTAATCCATTATATATAACTAATCTGCTATATATAACCCATAATCTTATTATTAATCTATTATATATAACTAATGTGCTATATAATTtgtaatattattattaatccATTATATATAACTAATCTgctatatataatttataatctTATTATTAATCTGTTCCATATAACTAATCTgctatatataatttataatctTATTATGAATTGTCTATATATAACCCATAATCTTATCATTAATCTATTATATATAACTAATCTGCCATATATAATCtgtaatattattattaatccATTATATATAACTAATCTGCTATGCATAATTTATAATCTTATCAATCtgttattaattaattttggaAGCTTTTTTTATGGCTTTAAGTTCTCTTGAGGGTCTGCGTTttttaacacagaaaatttcaattttttagtATCTAGGgttctaacacagccctggtgcTCAGCCAGGAGCCGGCATCCCCCGGCCCCCCGGCACCCACGGCTGCTCACTGGTGAAGAAATgcggcagtgccagcagcacgATCATCCGTATCTTCATGGAGAAGGCCATGCCCAGGCCCAGCGCGGCGCCCATGAGGACGGTGATGCTCAGGCAGTACCAGACGTTGTggccctgcaccagcagcaccagggcccCATAAAcgctggccagcagcaggcccagggcGAGGCCGCCCAGGCTGCGGGCGAACTCCCGGGCCTTGCTGGGCTTCTCCGGCCTGCGCTTGCCTCTGGGCCGCTGGGCCTGCTTCTcccccgggccccgccgggcccgcaGGGCCCTGCCCAAGCCCGAGACCAGCCTCATGGCCAgggtcctgctgctccctccagcTTGGGCTCGgcgggatggcagcagagcaagCGAGCAGTTTGCAACGAGCTGCACCCGCAACGGTTGGCAGGTGCTGCGTGACGGTTTCCGTTGCATTCGGAACCCCTCGGCAGTTTCAGCTGTGTTCTGCTGCGGTGGGCGTGTTGGCATGAAAAATGTGTGTTATAtcattggctttttgcaaatattaaagaTGGTTCCTGTTGCATTCAGGACCCCTCGCAGTTTCAGCTGTGTTCTGCTGCGGTGGGTGTGTTGCTGTCAAAAATGCGTGTTACATGATTGGCTTTTCCCAAATATTAAAGATGGTTTCCCTTGTATTCAGGACCCCTTGGCAGTTTTGGTTGcgttctgctgtgctggtgtgAAAAATGCGTGTTACatgattggctttttgcaaatagtAAAGATGATTTCCATTGCATTCGGAACCCCTCAGCAGTTTCAGTTGTGCTCTGCTGCGGTGGGTGTGTTGGTGTAAAAAGTGCGTGTTATATTATTGGGTTTTCACAAATATTAGACGGTTTCCATTGCATTCGGAAGCCCTCAGCAGTTTCAGTtgtgctctgctgcagtgggTGTGTTGCTGTCAAAAATGCGTGTTACATGATTGGGTTTTCCCAAATATTAAAGATGGTTTCCATTGCATTCAGGACCCCTTGGCAGTTTCAGTtgtgctctgctgcagtgggTGTGTTAGTGTCAAAAATGCGTGTTATATTGCTACAGATAGGTAATAAGATGATTGGCTCTCGCAATTAAAAGCTAACTATTGTGTGAATATTAAGAGAAGCTTTAGTGATCTGTAGTTATGTTGTTGTAGTTcagatgtcctctgttctccccacagttcccttttccccctgTATTGTGACCATCAGACAGCCTGGGCTGTCTAGGACAGGTAAAAAGAAGATGTGCACATGTGCCCCTTACCTGGGGCAGGtgggaatggaaaagcttgCTGCTTAGGGGATGAGGCATGGCAACACCTGATCTCCAGtcaagttacaagaaagcagTTTCCACTgataaatggcaaagaagagctgactgacagactgtgagaggagccagggctggctgatgcAAACCCCAGGGGTGTAAAAGACTGAGCACCCATCTAGAAGATGAACTGGCCACATGGTATGCACGAGGGGAGTTCCCAGTGCTTcagctttttccttctgtagtcctttgctgtatttttgctaaggtttaataaacctttttaaattttcaaagcgAGCAGTTGTGTCTCACaatatgattggcttttcgcaaacattaaaattaatattatgtGTGTTATGTTAGGAAGTTGTGCTCTATTGATTCTCTTATGTAGTGTGTTAAATACAGTTTTAGGTTACAACGTAATGTTAAAGTAGAAACTTTGCCATGTAAGATACTCTGTAACTACTCAAGAAAGAGATGAGATGATCAAGAAATTTTTCACACAGAGATAACAGCAACAAGCCCCAAGAAAAGAAATACTGCCTCCTTATTGGAAAAAACAAACTTTCTTCCACCCCCTTTTAGTCTTTGAGGCGCCAACAGGATTAAGGAGAAGTTGACAATAACCAGAGAACAccctttgtttgaaaagaatCTATGCATCATGTAGgagatatatgaatatgcaacaggctgttgCTTTTAAGAGTTAATGCTTTGTTAGCAAGCCATGCTTTTTCTGAGGAAAGCATCTGGACATTCATAGTTCTTTGCTTTGTTGTCCTCACTCTGATGGTCCAAATCCTTATTGCTCTAATTTGTATTACTATTTTACAACCATTTTATAActattaaactttaaaaaaaaataaaacaagtttctgaggggggggaaaaaagctttcAAGGAAGCAACCTCCCTTGACAAAGACCAgtcacacagaagaaaaaaagaaaagacctGACACAATAATTTTCTTAGTCTCCTTACTTatatttggtttttaaaaagtgaaggTGGGGCTGTGTGGTGTCTGGGTTGTGAGGGTGGGGGTCTCTGCTGTTTAGGAGGATGAGGGTGGGGGTCTCAGCAGTCTGGATGATGAGGGTGGGGGTCTCTGCTCTCTGGATGATGAAGGTGAGGGTCTCTGCTCTCTAGATGAGAAAGGTGGGGGTCTCTGCAGTCTGGGATGATGAAGGTGGGGGTCTCTGCTGTTTAGGATAATAAACGTGGGGGTCTCTGCTCTCTGGATGATGAAGGTGAGGGTCTCTGCTCTCTGGATGATGAAGGTGGGGGTCTCTGCTGTTTAGGATGATGAAGGTGGGGGTCTCTGCAGTCTGGGATGATGAAGGTGGGGGTCTCTGCTGTTTAGGATGATGAAGGTGGGGGTCTCTGCAGTCTGGGATGATGAAGGTGAGGGTCTCTGTGGTCTGGGATGATGAAGATGGAAGATGGGGGTCTCTGCTGTTTAGGATGATGAAGGTGGGCATCTCTGCTGTTTAGGATGATGAAGTGGGGGTCTCTGCTCTCTGGATGATGAAGGTGGGGGTCTCTGCAGTCTGGGATGATGAAGGTGGGGGTCTCTGCTGTTTAGGATAATAAACGTGGGGGTCTCTGCTCTCTGGATGATGAAGGTGGGGGTCTCTGCTGTCAGGATGGTGAAGGTTGGCGTCTTCATTTCATGAGGAGATAAAGGCAGGGGTGTGGGGAGCACGGGCTGGTGACGGTGGGGTGTCTCTGCTGGATGTGGGGGtctctcctgccctgggggatgGACGCAGGGGGCTCTGCCCTCCGCGGTGGTGAAGGCGGGGCTCTTCAGTGTTCAGCATGATGAAGGAGGGGTCTCCAGAGCACGAGGCGGTGCAGGGtgggcgcctctgctctcctgggacGTGCAGGTGGAGGTCTCCACTCTAGGGGATGACGAGGGCAGGGGTCTcgggatggggaggggtcccacCGCAGCAGCACCACCGCTACCCCGGCCCCCGCCAGCCCCTCCCGGCGCACAGGGAACCACCCCCGCTCCGCCCCGGCCGGGGCGGCGCCGCAGGAGCGGAACGGAgccacggggctggcagggaagttccgcccccgggccgggccgggccgggcggggtcggtgccggtgccggtggcggtgGCGGTGGCGGGGCCATGCGCGACGGGagccggcgggggcggcggggccacGGGGGCGATGGGGCcgcggctgctgctggccgcGGGGCTGCTGCTCGCCGCTGGCACCGGGAGCGCTGCAGGTGAGCGGGGAACCGGCGTCCCGAGTGGGGTGGGGGGCTCGGTGGGGGGCGCGGGGCAGCGCGGGGGTACCCGCGGGGAGCGGCCCGGGAGGAGCGGGGTGGCATCGGGGGTCGTAGCCCCTCGGGAAGCTCGTTGCCACCTCGCCAGGATGTCCGGTGTGTCCTCCCGGGACGCTCGGTGCGCCCCCCCGGGATGCTCGGTGCGCCCTCCCTGGTACGCGCGGTGCTCCCCCGGTACCGTGGTTCTGTCCCCGGGACGCTCAGTGGTCCCCCGGTACCGTGGTTCTGTCCCCGGGATGCTCGGTGCCCCCTCCCCGGTACCCTCCGTGCGCCCCCCCGGGATGCTCGGTGCCCCCTCCCCGGTACGCTCGGTGTCCCCTCCCGGTACCGCGGTTCTGTCCCGGCGCTCCCCGGGCTGGTGGGGCCGTGCAGAGCGGGGTTTGATGctccctccaaaccccatcccggggctctgggcaggggtTCCCCAAAAGCTGGCGGGAGGGGGGGTCTGAGTCAGCCGAGCcgggctcccagccctgcccagtctCTGTGCTGGTTGTACTGGGCAGCCGGCCGAGGTGATGCAAGGCTTGGCCGAAGAGCCCAGCCcgtcctcctgcagcccccaaacAGGGGGGttccccaggctctgctgggagccgTGCCGTCAGtgtgggggtccctggggcttCCCACCTGTCCTGGGGGGCTGTAATGACTTGGGTGACCACGAGGGTCCTGGGTGCAGGCTGGGggtccagggtgtgctgggtgaCCTTGGGGGTCTGGGTTGTGCTGGGTGACACAGTGGGGAGggtctgggctgtgctgggtgacacAGTGGGGAGggtctgggctgtgctgggtgaccTTGGGggtctgggctgtgctgggtgacagTGGTGAGGGCCCTGTGCAGGTGACAGctcgcagcagcagcagcagcacagtgaggAATCAGGACACTCCTGGTCAGTGACCCCGTGGGTGCTGCGGGATAACCGGACACTCAGCTTGGCAGAAGCCACCCAGGTGAGCCCCACCCACATCCCTGGGGTCCCCCACGCTTGTGACAGTGCCTGCACCCCGCAACCACCCCCTGCCTTCTTCTCAGTGCAGGCCATGCGGTCCCCAGCACCCAGAGGCAGTGGGGAGGGGGCCCCTCAGCAAATCGCCCTTCCCCTCCCGATGCTGGGAGGGACCTTTCTGGGTCGGGGTACCCACCCCGCGCCCCTCCCGGGTGGGGCGGAAGGGCCCAGCCCACCCCGCGGCCGCGGGGAGTCTGTGCAATGTTTCCGCAGCGCTGCAGCGGGCAGGAAGAGCCGGGGGAACGGGGTGGGGGCCCCGCTCGGTCCAGCCCCCCTTGCCCTGACACAATGAGCCCGGGAGGGAGGGACGCTTCCTGCGGGGTGGGCAGGGcatcccttcccatcccttccgacctctccctgcagcacacgccaggcccaggctgtgccttgggggtgtgtggggagggatggggcagcttgGGTCAGGGGGTACCCCCCTAACCCCGGCCTGTGCCAGGGGGGGTTCCCTGCCCGTCTGACagtcctgctggagctggagggggtgcggctgctgctggagctggagcaaaACTGGTGAGTTTGTGGTTGTGGGGTCAACAGCAGGGTGTGGGATGGAGCTCCCGGACCCGTGCAGGGTGGGGGTCCTCCTGGGACCCTGGGGCTCTGCCTCTGTCCATGGGGGTCCCTTATTCCCTGTCTCCATCCACACGCAGGTGGGGTGGGGGCCCCAGGGTGCACccacagcagagagggaggtgcAGAGTCCTCCCTTCCTGCCGGGGTGTgccagggtgggctgggggttcCTGCTGTGGGTGACACGAGTctctggcagggagctgctgcagggcactggGGCCCTGCTCTATTACCTGCCCGACGGGACACGGGCAATCCAGGAGCCCAGAGAGCAGGTATGGCCTCCAGCATGGCTGCCACCTGTGCTGTCCCCAAGCTGTCCCTGTTCCCCAGGGGgaccccagcctggggctggatcCTGAGCCCCCttctctgctgcaggagcactgcTGCTACCAGGGGACCGTGCAGGgcttccctggctcctgggccAACCTCTGTGCCTGTGCAGGTCTCAGgtgagcccccaggccccgtGGTCTGTGAGCCCACTCCCACCGTGCTGATGATGGGATGGGTTCCATATCCCAGCTCCTCTGTCCTTCCCCAGCGGCCGCCTCTGGCTGTCAGACACCAGGAGCTACACACTGGAGCCAGCCAccagcagccccccagggcagcacGGGGCATCCCACCTTCGGCTGgagccacagagctgcaggcagggcccccagcctggggcagaggCAACAGAGCCCCCCTGGCCACACAGGGTAGGTCACCCAGGGGTCTTGCCCCATAGCATCAGCACTCTGACCCCTCTCTGTGGTCTTTTCGGGGTCCCCAGATAGAGGATagaatctgactccatattcttagaaggctaatttattatgatattctattctattctattctattctattctattctattctattctattctagaATGCTACACTAAAAccatactaaactatactaaagaatacagaaaggatacttacagaaggttTAACatgataataatgaaaaactcGTGACTGACTCCTCAGAGTCCGACACAGCTGATGGTGATTGGTCAttcagtaaaaacaattcaaatgAAACCAATcaaaaaaccaatcaaacaGTCACCTGTTGGACAAACAATCCCAAActacattccaaagcagcaaagcagcaaaacacaggagaagcaaaggagataattattgttttcgttttcctctgaggcttctcagcttcccaggagaagaaatcctggggaagggatttttccatAAAATATGACTGTGACacctctctgtccccagggcaAGCGGGCAGCGGCAGAGCAGCGCTTTGTGGAGCTGGTGATGGTGGTGGACCACGCTGCGGTGAGTGCTGGGCAGCGTCCccacagcaggggctgccctTCCCACGGCCACCCCTGtgacccctgtccctgcttccCCAGTTCCAGAATTACCCCAACCTACAACGCGTTCACACCCGGACCCTGGAAATCGCCAACCAGGTGGATGTGGTGAGTTGTGCTTGTGTCTGTCCATCCCAGCCCTTgcctctgcagtgctgggggggCTCTGACCCCGCTGTGCCCCCCCAGTTCTTCCGCCCGCTGGGAGTGCGGGTGGCCCTGCTGGCCGTGGAGGTCTGGAGCGAGGGCGACAAGATCGCGGTGGGTGGCAGCGCCCGCGCCGTGCTGGAGCGGTTCCTGCGCTGGCGccgggaggagctgctgccccggctgccccacGACAACGCCCAGCTCCTGACGTGAGTGggggacagcgtggggacagggggatgaGGCCGCAGCAGTCCCCCGACCCGCCGTGCTCTCTCTCCAGGGGTGCCCACTTCGATGATGTCTCCGTGGGGATGTCGACTCAAGGCTCCGTGTGTTCCCCCACGCGCTCCGGGGGGGTCAGCATGGTCAGTGCCTCTGTCCCCCCACCCCGTCCTCCCGCCAGCTGCCCTCCCTGACCCTCCTGTCCCACAGGACCACTCTGTCAGTGTCCTCGTCGTGGCCTCCACTGTGGCCCATCAGCTGGGGCACAACCTGGGCATGCGCCACGACGGCGCCGGGCGCCTCTGCGACTGCGGCGACCTCCGGCACGACCGCGGCTGCATCATGGCACTGCCCACAGGGTGAGGGCAGCGGGCAGCCCTTCGGGGAGCTGGGGCCGAGCCCCTTCCTCACCTCACCTCACAGGCCCCTTCCTGCCTCTGCAGGTTGACACCTGGCTTGAGCTTCAGCAACTGCAGCCGGCAGGACCTGGAGcgcagcctgcagcagggccagggctggtgcctcTCCAACGTCCCCGAGCCCCAGCTCCTGACCGGGAGCCCCACCTGCGGGAACCACTTCGTAGAGCTGGGCGAGGAGTGCGACTGCGGCCTCAGCGTGGTacggggggctctggggaggcctggagccctgcagccaccccatTGCTCCATGGGTGtctgggctggcagggtggTTTCCAGTGCTGGCGGCACCCGCTGACTGCAGCCCCCCCACTGCAGGAGTGCACCGATCCTTGCTgcaacagcagctcctgccagctgatgccaggAGCCGTGTGTGCCACTGAGGATGCCTGCTGTGAGGACTGCCAGGTGTGTGGGGATGGGCACCCATGCCATGGGCACAGCAGCCACTCCCCATGGTGGGCAAGTCCCACTCACCCCATTGATCTGACCATGTCCCCCACTCACTCTGTTTATCTGACCATGTCCCCCACTCACCCCATTGGTCTGACCATGTTCCCCCACTCACCCCATTGATCTGACCATGTCCCCCACTCACCCTGTTTATCTGACCATGTCCCCCACTCACCCCATTGATCTGACCATGTCCCCCACTCACCCTGTTGATCTGACCACGTCCCCCACTCACCCCATTGATCTGACCATGTCCCCCCACTCACTCTGTTTATCTGACCATGTCCCCCACTCACTCCATTGATCTGACCATGTCCCCCCACTCACCCCATTGATCTGATCATGTCCCCCCACTCACCCCATTGATCTGATCATGtcccccattccccccattGATCTGACCATGTCCCCCACTCCCCCTGTTGACCTGACCATGTCCCCCACTCCCCCTGTTGACCTGACCATGTCCCCCACAGCTGCGCCGTGCTGGCCACATGTGTCGGGAGCCTCTGGGCGAGTGTGACCTGCCCGAGTTCTGTGACGGGGTCTCACCGCGCTGCCCCCCTGACACGTTCCTGCAGGAtgggcagccctgtgccagcgGGCGGGCACGCTGCTACAGCGGGGCCTGTGCCACCTACgaggggcagtgccagcagctgctggggccaggTAGAGCAGGGCCAGGGTGGGGTGCTGGCAGCTAAGCAGGGGAGCTGAGggtctctgctcctgctgcaggtgccagtcCTGTCTCCAGCTCCTGCATGGCTGCCCTGAACACAAGAGGAGATGAACGTGGGCACTG
This window of the Passer domesticus isolate bPasDom1 chromosome 32, bPasDom1.hap1, whole genome shotgun sequence genome carries:
- the ADAM15 gene encoding disintegrin and metalloproteinase domain-containing protein 15 isoform X7, whose product is MGPRLLLAAGLLLAAGTGSAAGDSSQQQQQHSEESGHSWSVTPWVLRDNRTLSLAEATQGGFPARLTVLLELEGVRLLLELEQNWELLQGTGALLYYLPDGTRAIQEPREQEHCCYQGTVQGFPGSWANLCACAGLSGRLWLSDTRSYTLEPATSSPPGQHGASHLRLEPQSCRQGPQPGAEATEPPWPHRGKRAAAEQRFVELVMVVDHAAFQNYPNLQRVHTRTLEIANQVDVFFRPLGVRVALLAVEVWSEGDKIAVGGSARAVLERFLRWRREELLPRLPHDNAQLLTGAHFDDVSVGMSTQGSVCSPTRSGGVSMDHSVSVLVVASTVAHQLGHNLGMRHDGAGRLCDCGDLRHDRGCIMALPTGLTPGLSFSNCSRQDLERSLQQGQGWCLSNVPEPQLLTGSPTCGNHFVELGEECDCGLSVECTDPCCNSSSCQLMPGAVCATEDACCEDCQLRRAGHMCREPLGECDLPEFCDGVSPRCPPDTFLQDGQPCASGRARCYSGACATYEGQCQQLLGPGASPVSSSCMAALNTRGDERGHCGQLPNGSYVTCTQQDTSCGMLQCQRSSSRGDRPEGSCQGTTLPGDEDVTDAAMVLPGTTCGPGKMCLQHRCQDISVLGDQQCQSKCHGHGVCNNHGHCHCERGWAPPSCDSPGVGGSQDSGPAGLERGGSALPTALLLSALLGLALALGLCRARRAGLHKHLCQLGKGTSCQYRISQPEPPAGSSQGPPARPRPPQWRQATELQVMHGSKPAALGSARPDPPSRPLPPDPVPKGPPSDRPPPPTRPLPADPVLPSAQPPGPAKPPPPQRPLPSDPPGPSLARSETPPGHAYVTVIPARPAPAPPEA